A single region of the Drosophila takahashii strain IR98-3 E-12201 chromosome 2R, DtakHiC1v2, whole genome shotgun sequence genome encodes:
- the nord gene encoding protein NDNF isoform X3 produces MYYNQTGNLLRPAAVAPGPGVAVGSLVLPCALRGQYDLFVLSRHSGALKVDALAEHPQHDWPLLNATHRIAIRTQNRVRKREMIVKWDRSKFDYHVMHYCLVIQRVSMNTPRITFDNFCQAVSAYVDQRPLTPSCSGGNPMDLVWGAPAQRERRLNPRQNLHIVCTGKRRQQMLRRLHPRSNYQLDVFGVHQARQNLTVRLASSQVNFNRTQPLALKQQALMQLKIGGQHGKQVYSFKVPQTILEVEAEPFMRHLLIPCSGSEIRVKLLRQRNEVGKTEAFYSPTYIRQKGVLPGERYLMRFEPSNEDEALRAQKVMVALSSEALFRDLPELPQNTSVFNVRTRCNRATIAWNGSPDERELSYCIIVFNLPQRNRSVVDTTNYCMDFVPKRVMQYRNFEWMTCRERQQSPDNIETETILNLMPGSSYLVYVTANLSMGKPLPYQALTLHMASQCLDGSHESFY; encoded by the exons ATGTACTACAATCAGACAG GAAACCTCCTCCGGCCGGCGGCAGTGGCACCTGGTCCAGGTGTGGCTGTGGGCAGTCTGGTGCTGCCCTGCGCCCTCCGCGGCCAATACGACCTCTTCGTCCTTTCCCGCCACTCGGGAGCCCTCAAGGTGGACGCCCTGGCGGAGCATCCCCAGCACGACTGGCCCCTCCTCAATGCCACGCACCGGATCGCCATTCGCACCCAGAACCGCGTGCGGAAGCGCGAGATGATCGTCAAGTGGGACAGGAG CAAGTTTGATTACCACGTCATGCACTATTGCCTGGTGATACAGCGCGTCTCCATGAACACCCCGCGGATAACTTTCGACAATTTCTGCCAGGCGGTGTCCGCCTATGTGGATCAGCGACCCCTGACTCCCAGTTGCTCCGGAGGCAATCCCATGGACCTCGTTTGGGGAGCACCAGCCCAGCGGGAGAGGAGGCTAAATCCCCGGCAGAATCTGCACATCGTGTGCACGGGGAAGAGGCGCCAGCAAATGCTGCGTCGCCTTCACCCGCGGAGCAACTACCAATTGGATGTGTTCGGGGTCCACCAGGCCCGACAGAACCTCACCGTTCGACTGGCCAGCAGCCAGGTGAACTTCAACCGCACCCAACCGTTGGCCCTGAAACAGCAGGCTCTGATGCAACTGAAGATCGGGGGACAACATGGCAAACAGGTGTACAGCTTCAAGGTGCCGCAGACGATACTCGAGGTGGAGGCGGAGCCGTTTATGAGGCACCTGTTGATTCCCTGCTCGGGCAGCGAGATCCGGGTGAAGCTGCTGCGCCAGAGGAATGAGGTGGGGAAAACGGAGGCCTTCTACAGTCCCACCTACATAAGGCAGAAGGGAGTTTTACCCGGCGAAAGGTATCTGATGCGATTCGAGCCGAGCAACGAGGATGAGGCGTTGCGGGCCCAGAAAGTTATG gtgGCCCTTAGCAGCGAGGCTTTGTTCCGGGATTTGCCCGAACTGCCGCAGAATACCAGTGTTTTCAATGTGCGAACGAGGTGCAATCGAGCCACCATCGCCTGGAATGGCTCACCAGATGAACGGGAGTTGAG CTACTGCATCATAGTGTTCAATCTGCCGCAGCGCAATCGCAGCGTGGTGGACACCACCAACTACTGCATGGACTTTGTGCCCAAAAGGGTGATGCAGTATCGCAACTTTGAGTGGATGACTTGTAGGGAAAGGCAACAGAG TCCCGACAACATCGAAACGGAGACCATACTGAACCTGATGCCGGGCTCCAGTTACCTGGTCTACGTGACCGCCAACCTGAGCATGGGCAAGCCACTGCCCTACCAGGCACTCACCCTCCACATGGCCAGCCAATGTCTGGACGGATCCCACGAGTCCTTCTACTAA
- the nord gene encoding protein NDNF isoform X2 yields MKEFSKRNIDARISSFTTSLNRFVLNLNDSTPLTIRFSAPVGRKMYYNQTGNLLRPAAVAPGPGVAVGSLVLPCALRGQYDLFVLSRHSGALKVDALAEHPQHDWPLLNATHRIAIRTQNRVRKREMIVKWDRSKFDYHVMHYCLVIQRVSMNTPRITFDNFCQAVSAYVDQRPLTPSCSGGNPMDLVWGAPAQRERRLNPRQNLHIVCTGKRRQQMLRRLHPRSNYQLDVFGVHQARQNLTVRLASSQVNFNRTQPLALKQQALMQLKIGGQHGKQVYSFKVPQTILEVEAEPFMRHLLIPCSGSEIRVKLLRQRNEVGKTEAFYSPTYIRQKGVLPGERYLMRFEPSNEDEALRAQKVMVALSSEALFRDLPELPQNTSVFNVRTRCNRATIAWNGSPDERELSYCIIVFNLPQRNRSVVDTTNYCMDFVPKRVMQYRNFEWMTCRERQQSPDNIETETILNLMPGSSYLVYVTANLSMGKPLPYQALTLHMASQCLDGSHESFY; encoded by the exons ATTTGTGCTGAACCTGAACGACTCGACGCCGCTGACGATTCGCTTTTCGGCGCCCGTGGGCCGCAAGATGTACTACAATCAGACAG GAAACCTCCTCCGGCCGGCGGCAGTGGCACCTGGTCCAGGTGTGGCTGTGGGCAGTCTGGTGCTGCCCTGCGCCCTCCGCGGCCAATACGACCTCTTCGTCCTTTCCCGCCACTCGGGAGCCCTCAAGGTGGACGCCCTGGCGGAGCATCCCCAGCACGACTGGCCCCTCCTCAATGCCACGCACCGGATCGCCATTCGCACCCAGAACCGCGTGCGGAAGCGCGAGATGATCGTCAAGTGGGACAGGAG CAAGTTTGATTACCACGTCATGCACTATTGCCTGGTGATACAGCGCGTCTCCATGAACACCCCGCGGATAACTTTCGACAATTTCTGCCAGGCGGTGTCCGCCTATGTGGATCAGCGACCCCTGACTCCCAGTTGCTCCGGAGGCAATCCCATGGACCTCGTTTGGGGAGCACCAGCCCAGCGGGAGAGGAGGCTAAATCCCCGGCAGAATCTGCACATCGTGTGCACGGGGAAGAGGCGCCAGCAAATGCTGCGTCGCCTTCACCCGCGGAGCAACTACCAATTGGATGTGTTCGGGGTCCACCAGGCCCGACAGAACCTCACCGTTCGACTGGCCAGCAGCCAGGTGAACTTCAACCGCACCCAACCGTTGGCCCTGAAACAGCAGGCTCTGATGCAACTGAAGATCGGGGGACAACATGGCAAACAGGTGTACAGCTTCAAGGTGCCGCAGACGATACTCGAGGTGGAGGCGGAGCCGTTTATGAGGCACCTGTTGATTCCCTGCTCGGGCAGCGAGATCCGGGTGAAGCTGCTGCGCCAGAGGAATGAGGTGGGGAAAACGGAGGCCTTCTACAGTCCCACCTACATAAGGCAGAAGGGAGTTTTACCCGGCGAAAGGTATCTGATGCGATTCGAGCCGAGCAACGAGGATGAGGCGTTGCGGGCCCAGAAAGTTATG gtgGCCCTTAGCAGCGAGGCTTTGTTCCGGGATTTGCCCGAACTGCCGCAGAATACCAGTGTTTTCAATGTGCGAACGAGGTGCAATCGAGCCACCATCGCCTGGAATGGCTCACCAGATGAACGGGAGTTGAG CTACTGCATCATAGTGTTCAATCTGCCGCAGCGCAATCGCAGCGTGGTGGACACCACCAACTACTGCATGGACTTTGTGCCCAAAAGGGTGATGCAGTATCGCAACTTTGAGTGGATGACTTGTAGGGAAAGGCAACAGAG TCCCGACAACATCGAAACGGAGACCATACTGAACCTGATGCCGGGCTCCAGTTACCTGGTCTACGTGACCGCCAACCTGAGCATGGGCAAGCCACTGCCCTACCAGGCACTCACCCTCCACATGGCCAGCCAATGTCTGGACGGATCCCACGAGTCCTTCTACTAA
- the Ir60a gene encoding uncharacterized protein Ir60a, with translation MLPEKDLGPDVWEAGVNCLDSFSQIFFYRNPVERFTRAYNLVLAHVFNLSSPADQIQEGFSKLINEAATYPGEPHRQELFQIRVISDKTNQTIPNMGSLVLADNYVIIVDSIERLRRLMANHVKNMRSWNPGARFLILFNDPKLRNRPRDVASQIFTRLMEKLYVHRVALLYSISPTDYNLLVNDYYSNVNCRILDIQSVGQCHNGELSPSPRVVHASMQDYVAGFSPKNCTFFVCSSISAPFVEADCIVGLEMRILGFMKNRLKFDVNQTCSNESRGEIEADGSWGGLLGKVEDNECDFIIGGYYPDNEVADVFWGSDTYLQDAHTWYIKVAERRPAWQAMVGIFEGYTWLGFILILIISWLFWFALVKILPEPKYYQQLSLTAINALAVSISIAVQERPICESTRLFFMALTLYGLNVVATYTSKMIGTFQDPGYLHQLDELTEVVAEGIPFGGHEESRDWFENPDDMWIFKMYNTSPEFMPQTKNLEAVKWGERCILSNRMYTMQSALADDIYAFPHNVFSSPLQMIMKAGFPFLFEMNSIIRNMRDVGIFQKIDADFRYNNTYLNRINKMRPKFADTDIVLTTEHLKGPFGILVVGICVAALTFLGELMIRNWRCQLVSKQQDRKRKKRKRRRGRGRKDPRDNHWQRQVQVAPVVRFTPVKRRKVF, from the exons ATGCTGCCCGAAAAGGATCTGGGACCCGATGTTTGGGAAGCGGGAGTCAATTGCCTCGACAGCTTCTCGCAAATCTTTTTCTACCGCAATCCCGTGGAGCGCTTTACCAGAGCCTATAACTTGGTGCTGGCCCACGTGTTCAACCTCTCCAGTCCGGCGGATCAAATTCAGGAGGGATTCAGCAAGCTAATCAACGAGGCGGCCACCTATCCCGGGGAACCACACAGACAGGAACTTTTTCAAATCCGAGTGATATCCGACAAAACCAACCAGACCATCCCAAACATGGGATCACTGGTCCTCGCCGACAACTATGTGATAATCGTGGACTCTATAGAGCGATTACGCAGACTGATGGCCAATCACGTAAAAAATATGCGATCCTGGAACCCAGGAGCCCGATTCTTGATTCTTTTTAATGATCCAAAACTGAGGAATCGTCCCCGGGACGTGGCATCCCAGATTTTCACGCGGCTAATGGAAAAACTTTATGTCCATCGAGTGGCCCTTCTCTACTCCATTTCGCCCACGGACTATAACCTATTGGTTAACGATTACTACAGCAATGTGAACTGCCGGATTCTGGACATTCAGAGTGTGGGTCAGTGCCACAATGGAGAACTTTCGCCCAGTCCCCGAGTCGTTCATGCCTCCATGCAGGACTACGTGGCTGGTTTCAGCCCCAAGAACTGCACCTTCTTCGTCTGCTCCTCGATCTCGGCTCCCTTCGTTGAGGCCGACTGCATCGTGGGGCTCGAGATGAGAATCCTTGGATTCATgaaaaatcgactgaaatttGAT GTAAACCAGACCTGCAGCAACGAGTCTCGTGGCGAAATAGAAGCCGATGGCAGCTGGGGCGGCTTGCTGGGGAAAGTGGAGGACAACGAGTGCGACTTTATAATCGGGGGCTATTACCCGGACAACGAGGTGGCTGACGTCTTCTGGGGATCGGATACCTATCTGCAGGATGCGCACACCTGGTACATCAAGGTGGCGGAACGGAGACCCGCCTGGCAGGCGATGGTGGGCATCTTCGAGGGCTACACCTGGCTGGGCTTCATCTTGATTCTCATTATCAGCTGGCTGTTCTGGTTTGCCCTGGTCAAGATCCTCCCAGAACCGAAGTACTACCAACAGTTGAGTCTAACGGCCATCAATGCTCTGGCTGTTTCGATTTCAATAGCCGTTCAAGAGCGTCCCATTTGTGAGTCCACGAGGCTCTTTTTTATGGCTCTGACCCTCTATGGCCTGAATGTGGTGGCCACCTACACGTCCAAGATGATAGGAACCTTCCAGGATCCCGGCTATCTACATCAGCTGGATGAACTAACGGAAGTGGTGGCCGAGGGAATTCCCTTTGGCGGCCACGAGGAGAGTCGCGATTGGTTCGAGAACCCGGATGATATGTGGATCTTTAAGATGTACAACACCTCGCCGGAGTTTATGCCGCAAACGAAGAATTTGGAGGCGGTGAAATGGGGAGAGCGGTGCATCCTGAGCAACCGGATGTACACGATGCAGAGTGCCCTGGCCGATGATATATACGCCTTTCCCCACAACGTCTTCAGCAGTCCCTTGCAAATGATCATGAAGGCGGGCTTTCCCTTTCTCTTCGAGATGAACAGCATTATCCGGAATATGCGGGATGTGGGCATTTTCCAAAAGATCGATGCGGATTTTAGATACAATAATACGTATCTCAATAGGATCAATAAGATGCGACCAAAGTTTGCGGATACCGATATCGTTCTGACCACGGAGCATCTTAAAGGACCCTTTGGCATCCTGGTTGTGGGCATCTGCGTCGCCGCCCTCACGTTTCTCGGCGAGCTAATGATCCGGAATTGGCGGTGCCAGCTGGTCAGCAAGCAGCAGGacaggaaaagaaaaaagagaaaaaggaGGAGAGGAAGGGGGAGGAAGGACCCAAGGGATAACCACTGGCAGCGCCAAGTTCAAGTGGCTCCAGTCGTACGATTTACGCCAGTCAAACGACGCAAAGTTTTCTAG